A genomic stretch from Nilaparvata lugens isolate BPH chromosome 8, ASM1435652v1, whole genome shotgun sequence includes:
- the LOC120352856 gene encoding uncharacterized protein LOC120352856 yields the protein MENNDNKSIDEVTIDSIKKDAIRKIDREENVDIEDETREFELSSKNSYERIIPELIITPKDEELESCNIEKGDGIDNDFGQKGEISKCEKEPFSETNEDISIMTAINKDEVEIGESQDFGLEELENCENELVSSDFIESCQPNEGLFDKELVDDLDLNIDEMDSISTTKTTQNNLVGEIASSEEKIVEQITSHDTSVDNLIEIDQTLSMGAESLLPVNEGVNLNISSIENLVLDENIQIDGLNDKEPCGSILGNDTIRNSDEVVSNNVKVDTDQEVIQNAENGANIGKGGMKQSILLSCNEPTSVVDGDTPIATVINLMSENLESDNRSDQQIPYPGSNINDNIIVSGSPEDESIFEIEHIGANESMVIEEDKNKIEAVEVQSIESNTLDIKTNTTREVKIKDNHEQEEEELQKVDRILEEKDVNFEIIDVNDDLIPVENELTSDKTADIIETKEEVKIEANYEQEKDEFKKENSIIEEKGVDLEIIDVNDDSIPVENEPTSDKTAAMIETNEEVKIEANYDQEKDEFKKEDSIIEEKVENELTSDKTADIIKTNEEVKIEGNDEHGEEEFKKEDCIIEEKGVDLEIIDVNNDSIPVENELTSDKTAIIDSSSGVECIRNESPSTFQLSELSLGRQETFLLVSSSNTDTTDESTSKCGVKGLIERFSNNTTTSPSASIKIESIVQQDNVKCDPLSGKLEGREFYEVDDTETGHSNKLSQLIKHFESNTVDKAQRNVLTTDEIVKVVTSDNDVIEVRNEKEVIENKTSKDSEFDPTNIPTIVTDVISDEKDYEDETFSSQHEFDLCSIGSHDDDVVSKSYTDINDGSNDSLTRNGNFGSTEHLLLCVGGMAELEDSEIQPTTTNEEEMNKSELIVDDGKFNEINSQNESAIELVQQDQSLIIVELTETMNHEIDRSDEIGSLETSGEVMKRYGTSNDLLADLMLEENLIENKAEDEEKSLVSFIQIDESMDLKEEEIVKSELEEHPLIVEEAGTEVDNIDLQSQCVKLIDSENSGESFKQDSSSTLNDLLKVVVNSHLSQNEMASQETSMEVPSEIALPPLVETHSAELNETNENPVESSEPRDVCYEILNEISNEKSKTEEDSFLKTSISDKQGTDSTGSELNRSISLIVNSSLESDFCSNLQDEPISECVLETLLSKNENLESVEEPERDSIEDNVLSTEAGEACVEINQKQTTEELEWLDKQTNEIQEPARSLLVNLDDIKDSIEPNMKTSVDNRIENDDSSQIEFDAECEINNSPLKNSDNNGSSMTPMLIDTLINEGSTNHPSESDSNIDNSDLLKETIDENEIAVKIEAHGEDLKEHIDLLPSGDTLLIDQSSTSQNDAEISHTNSLLEPLPVNIDVEESIDHSFEFDENIQATQTPEPVIKYCVPCVDTTSYPPLSNHCSRPSSRMEVIREETEEISDNIQVEETKEEGLSPFLDSDDVSVSDISECLEKFDSLIQETELRDRDLLDIDENKLVEISVTDCDTGEHSDNLLLAESEIPECDRVIDELVDNSNSELGHQDLQGNEDHNSDIDSRDEKIVDVYEIHDIIHDKSPSFNLNADLNRNDSEKSVEKISSGDILVKEGKSTEVAEDDCKKSERKPRKSLVKSKKMFWDEKLKSLQAEQENKSKILIEKRTKTVLKDHSNRNIVQPALEINRTVNQHYDQGEVPDKNMSSTSKMNKSVSQQCNKQKMPDTRNEIRNKDFGKQSHSNTQSKPNLIVEEPVKIVVELSDENNEIVDDRKSVDNWKNYWNNLLVNEKDEETQAMSRQPSIRVKGIVASSRSLFENSNTNLERSVSCEILSNKSVMSDKKRAPARSVGENLNKIGLETPVKSSHIRGENSETLQKSESVSNILERIKFFERSSNETRGGNNIEMTMNFINRKKCSLENTSTPCSPTTIKIDYFDDNQDESLPCQTLKNKKMKSESMDSSDGDLYNPLTMTLSGRVRSFSTGKIDETPDGSLSNIEEDRSAKGSDQCLEKSDEELKNTNTGMLEITTQLSRAKSEGNLSMSEKVTSRARFEQAKSFFKCLEEENLVPKKESRDDCLIPQKPRRLKQISMDSDSCGEGCKPKKKESKYRRRGRRRRKDSSAMKVRSAPTSDSECRMSMYDREFGGSERHKRISERFHVKHLFRDIAGDTDGIFKGIPNRKAVLASLEDLRADSVPDDQQDYEEPSRSHSLSSIPSGYQDEYPYLPTTPPSQYKHRSQLEDRLISRCKLVTYEMEI from the exons atggaaaataatgataataagtcAATCGATGAAGTGacaattgattcaattaaaaaaGATGCTATTCGCAAGATTGATCGAGAAGAAAATGTTGATATTGAAGATGAGACTAGAGAGTTTGAATTATCAAGTAAAAATTCGTATGAGAGAATAATTCCTGAACTGATTATTACCCCTAAAGATGAAGAATTGGAGAGTTGCAATATTGAAAAAGGTGATGGAATTGATAATGATTTCGGACAAAAAGGAGAAATCTCAAAATGTGAAAAGGAACCATTCTCCGAAACTAATGAAGACATCTCAATAATGACTGCTATAAATAAAGATGAAGTGGAAATTGGTGAATCTCAGGATTTTGGACTAGAAGAattagaaaattgtgaaaatgaaCTGGTTTCATCAGATTTTATTGAGTCTTGTCAGCCAAATGAAGGTTTATTTGATAAAGAGTTGGTGGATGATCTAGATTTGAACATAGATGAAATGGATTCAATCTCCACAACAAAAACGACCCAAAACAATTTGGTTGGTGAAATTGCATCTTCAGAagaaaaaatagttgaacagaTTACATCTCATGACACTTCAGTGGATAATCTGATAGAAATCGATCAAACACTCTCAATGGGAGCTGAATCTCTGTTACCAGTTAATGAGGgagtaaatttgaatatttcttctattgaAAATCTTGTGTtggatgaaaatattcaaattgatggCTTAAACGACAAGGAGCCCTGTGGCAGTATATTGGGGAAtgatacaataaggaattcagATGAAGTAGTTTCAAACAATGTCAAAGTTGATACTGATCAGGAAGTCATTCAAAATGCTGAAAATGGAGCAAATATTGGCAAGGGAGGGATGAAACAGTCTATATTATTATCTTGTAATGAACCAACATCTGTAGTTGATGGAGACACTCCAATTGCTACAgttatcaatttaatgtcaGAGAATCTTGAGTCTGATAATAGATCTGATCAACAAATTCCCTATCCTGGAAGTAATATCAATGATAACATCATTGTTTCAGGCTCTCCAGAAGATGAaagtatttttgaaattgaacataTTGGAGCCAATGAATCAATGGTTATAGAAGAggataagaataaaattgaagctGTTGAAGTGCAAAGTATTGAAAGCAATACACTAGATATTAAAACAAATACAACAAGAGAAGTGAAGATCAAAGATAATCATGAACAGGAAGAAGAGGAATTGCAGAAAGTAGATCGTATTTTGGAGGAGAAAGatgtgaattttgaaataattgatgtCAATGATGATTTAATTCCAGTTGAAAATGAACTAACATCTGATAAAACCGCAGATATTATTGAAACGAAAGAAGAAGTGAAGATCGAAGCAAATTATGAACAGGAAAAGGATGagtttaaaaaagaaaatagcATTATAGAGGAGAAAGGTGTCgatcttgaaataattgatgTCAATGATGATTCTATTCCAGTTGAAAATGAACCAACGTCTGATAAAACCGCAGCTATGATTGAAACGAATGAAGAAGTGAAGATCGAAGCAAATTATGATCAGGAAAAAGATGAGTTTAAAAAAGAAGATAGCATTATAGAGGAGAAAG TTGAAAATGAACTAACATCTGATAAAACTGCAGATATTATTAAAACGAACGAAGAAGTGAAGATCGAAGGAAATGATGAACATGGAGAAGAGGAGTTTAAAAAAGAAGATTGCATCATAGAGGAGAAAGGTGTCgatcttgaaataattgatgtcaataatgattcaattcCAGTTGAAAATGAACTAACATCTGATAAAACTGCAATTATCGATAGCTCTTCAGGAGTTGAATGTATTCGAAATGAGTCCCCATCAACATTTCAGTTATCAGAACTCAGTCTGGGGAGGCAAGAAACGTTTCTGCTTGTGAGTTCATCCAATACTGATACTACAGATGAGAGCACTAGTAAATGTGGAGTCAAGGGTTTGATTGAGAGATTCTCAAATAACACAACAACTTCACCAAGTGcttctatcaaaattgaatCTATTGTCCAACAAGATAATGTGAAGTGTGATCCTCTCAGTGGAAAATTGGAAGGAAGAGAATTTTATGAAGTAGATGATACTGAAACTGGTCATAGCAATAAATTATCACAACtcataaaacattttgaatcaaatactgtTGATAAAGCTCAACGGAATGTGTTGACAACTGATGAGATCGTTAAAGTAGTTACATCAGACAATGATGTGATTGAAGTGAGGAATGAAAAAGAAGTGATTGAAAACAAAACTTCTAAGGATTCTGAGTTTGACCCAACAAACATTCCCACAATTGTAACTGATGTGATATCAGATGAGAAAGATTATGAAGATGAAACCTTCTCATCTCAGCATGAATTTGACTTGTGTTCAATAGGTTCTCACGATGATGACGTGGTCAGCAAGAGTTACACAGACATCAATGATGGAAGCAATGATTCTTTAACAAGAAATGGAAACTTTGGGTCAACCGAACATCTTTTACTTTGTGTTGGAGGTATGGCAGAATTAGAAGATAGTGAGATTCAACCAACAACAACTAATgaagaagaaatgaataaaaGTGAACTGATAGTTGATGATGGGAAATTTAATGAAATCAATAGTCAAAATGAATCTGCTATTGAATTAGTACAACAAGATCAGTCATTGATTATAGTAGAGCTtactgaaactatgaatcatgAAATTGATCGAAGTGATGAGATTGGTTCTTTGGAGACATCTGGAGAAGTAATGAAACGTTATGGAACCAGTAATGACCTTCTAGCAGATCTTATGCTTGaagaaaatttgattgaaaacaaaGCTGAGGATGAAGAAAAATCATTGGTgtcattcattcaaattgatgaatCCATGGATTTGAAAGAAGAGGAGATAGTGAAAAGTGAATTAGAAGAGCATCCATTGATAGTAGAAGAAGCAGGAACAGAGGTTGATAATATTGATCTGCAATCACAATGTGTGAAATTGATAGACTCTGAAAATAGTGGAGAAAGTTTTAAACAAGATAGTAGTTCGACACTAAATGATTTGTTGAAAGTTGTAGTGAATTCACATTTATCTCAAAATGAAATGGCATCTCAAGAGACTAGTATGGAAGTACCATCAGAGATAGCATTACCTCCTCTAGTTGAAACACATTCCGCTGAATTGAATGAAACTAATGAAAATCCAGTTGAAAGTTCGGAGCCACGAGATGTATGCTATGAAATCCTAAACGAAATATCGAATGAAAAATCGAAAACTGAGGAAGAcagttttttgaaaacttcGATTTCTGACAAACAAGGAACAGATAGTACAGGAAGTGAACTGAACAGGAGTATATCTCTGATTGTAAACAGTTCATTGGAAAGCGATTTCTGCAGCAACTTACAAGATGAACCGATTTCAGAATGTGTTTTAGAAACTTTGTTAtccaaaaatgaaaatttggaGTCTGTGGAGGAACCTGAAAGAGATTCGATAGAAGATAATGTACTTTCAACAGAAGCTGGTGAGGCTTGTGTGGAGATAAATCAAAAACAGACCACGGAAGAACTTGAATGGCTGGATAAACAAACAAATGAAATACAAGAGCCAGCAA GATCACTATTAGTCAACTTGGACGATATTAAAGACTCTATTGAACCAAATATGAAGACCTCGGttgataatagaatagaaaatgacGATAGTTCTCAAATTGAGTTTGATGCTGAATGTGAAATCAATAATTCACCACTCAAGAACTCCGATAATAATGGGAGTTCAATGACACCAATGTTGATTGATACACTAATTAATGAGGGCTCAACTAATCATCCTAGTGAATCTGATTCTAATATTGACAATAGTGATTTATTGAAGGAGAccatagatgaaaatgaaattgcaGTAAAAATTGAGGCTCATGGAGAGGATTTAAAAGAGCACATTGATCTACTTCCCAGTGGAGATACATTATTGATTGATCAAAGTTCTACATCTCAAAATGATGCTGAAATATCTCACACTAATTCTCTTCTAGAGCCTTTACCAGTCAACATTGATGTGGAAGAGAGTATTGATCATTCTTTCGAATTTGATGAGAACATTCAGGCCACTCAAACACCAGAGCCAGTCATCAAATACTGTGTACCTTGTGTTGATACAACTTCATATCCTCCATTATCAAACCATTGCTCTAGACCGTCATCAAGAATGGAGGTTATAAGGGAGGAAACAGAAGAAATTAGTGACAATATACAAGTTGAAGAGACAAAAGAAGAGGGACTTTCTCCTTTTTTAGACAGTGATGATGTGTCAGTCTCTGATATAAGTGAGTGTTTGGAAAAGTTTGATAGTCTCATTCAAGAAACTGAACTCCGCGATAGAGATTTGCTTGACATTGATGAAAACAAGCTTGTAGAAATAAGTGTGACAGATTGTGATACTGGAGAGCACAGTGATAACTTGTTGCTTGCTGAGAGTGAAATCCCAGAGTGTGATAGGGTAATTGATGAATTAGTGGATAATAGTAATTCAGAACTTGGGCATCAAGATTTACAAGGTAATGAAGATCATAACTCAGATATTGATTCAAGAGATGAGAAGATTGTAGACGTTTATGAAattcatgatattattcatGACAAAAGCCCCAGTTTCAATCTGAATGCAGATTTGAATCGAAATGACAGTGAGAAAAGTGTTGAAAAGATTAGCAGTGGTGATATTTTAGTGAAAGAAGGTAAATCAACAGAAGTTGCAGAAGATGATTGTAAGAAGAGTGAGCGCAAACCAAGGAAAAGTTTGGTGAAGAGTAAGAAAATGTTTTgggatgaaaaattaaaaagtttacAGGCCGAACAGGAAAATAAGAGTAAAATACTGATAGAAAAGAGGACTAAAACAGTTTTAAAAGACCACagtaatagaaatattgttcaaCCGGCTTTAGAAATAAATAGAACTGTAAATCAACATTATGATCAAGGAGAGGTACctgataaaaatatgtcatCGACTTCTAAAATGAATAAGAGTGTGAGTCAACAAtgtaataaacagaaaatgcctgatacaagaaatgaaataagaaacaaGGACTTCGGTAAGCAATCGCATTCAAATACACAATCAAAACCAAATTTAATAGTTGAAGAACCAGTTAAGATTGTTGTTGAGTTGAGTGATGAGAATAATGAAATTGTTGACGATAGGAAATCAGTTGACAACTGGAAAAAttactggaacaatttacttgtgaatgagaaagaTGAGGAGACGCAAGCAATGAGCAGACAGCCATCTATTAGAGTGAAGGGGATAGTAGCATCCAGTCGGAGTTTGTTTGAAAATTCGAACACCAATCTTGAACGTAGTGTTTCATGTGAAATATTGAGTAATAAAAGTGTCATGAGTGATAAAAAACGAGCTCCAGCTAGGTCAGTTGGtgagaatttgaataaaattggttTGGAAACACCAGTCAAGTCAAGTCACATTCGTGGAGAGAATTCTGAAACACTGCAGAAATCTGAGTCTGTATCGAATATTTTAGAACGTATCAAGTTTTTTGAGAGATCAAGTAATGAGACAAGAGGTGGTAATAATATTGAGATGactatgaattttataaataggaAAAAGTGCTCCCTGGAGAACACTAGTACTCCGTGCAGTCCTACTACAATTAAAATCGATTACTTCGATGACAACCAGGATGAATCACTGCCTTGTCAgacattgaagaataaaaagatgAAGAGTGAGAGTATGGATTCAAGTGATGGTGACCTGTACAATCCTCTAACGATGACTTTATCTGGGAGGGTGAGGTCATTCAGTACGGGCAAAATTGATGAAACTCCAGACGGCTCGTTGTCTAATATTGAAGAGGACAGATCGGCTAAAGGTAGTGATCAATGTTTAGAAAAAAGTGATGAAGagttgaaaaatactaataccGGTATGTTGGAGATTACTACACAACTGAGCCGCGCAAAGTCGGAAGGAAATTTGAGTATGAGTGAAAAAGTTACTAGTCGGGCTCGTTTTGAGCAAGCAAagtcatttttcaaatgtttggaggaAGAGAATCTAGTTCCGAAAAAGGAGAGTCGAGATGATTGTCTGATTCCGCAGAAACCTAGAAGGTTGAAGCAGATATCTATGGATTCTGATTCGTGTGGAGAAGGATGTAAACCTAAGAAGAAAGAGAGCAAATACAGAAGAAGAGGACGTAGACGTAGGAAAGATTCATCTGCAATGAAAGTACGTTCCGCACCTACGTCTGACTCTGAATGCAGGATGTCCATGTATGACAGAGAATTCGGAGGCAGTGAGAGACATAAACGTATATCGGAGAGATTCCATGTGAAGCACTTGTTCCGTGATATTGCAGGGGACACTGATGGAATCTTCAAAGGCATCCCTAATAGAAAAGCTGTTCTTGCTTCTCTTGAAGATCTTAGGGCGGATTCAGTTCCTGACGATCAGCAGGATTATGAAGAGCCTAGCAGGAGTCACAGCTTGTCTAGTATCCCATCCGGTTACCAGGACGAATATCCTTATCTACCCACCACTCCTCCTAGTCAGTATAAACATCGGTCTCAACTCGAGGATAGACTGATATCCAGATGTAAATTAGTCACTTATGAGATGGAGATATGA